Within Sandaracinaceae bacterium, the genomic segment TGCTCGCGGGCACGCCCGCCAACGACCCTCGTGTGGTCCGGGCCGTCGAGTGGCTCCTCGATCGACAGCTCCAGACGCCCCAGCCGCTGCCCAACAACCGCCGCCCCGGAGCGCTGCGCACGGGCGGCTGGCCGTTCCAGACCGGCAACGAGACGATGGCCGACTGCGACGACGCCGGGATCGTGCTGAGCGCGCTCGGTGTGTGCGCCGACGCCGGGCTCCCCGCCCCGCTCCGCCCCCGCGTCCACCAGGCCGTCAGGCACGCACGCCACTGGCTGCGCGACATGCAGAACCCCGACGGGGGATGGGCCGCGTTCGTCTGGAACCTGCCGGGTCACCGTCCTCCGGGCACGCTCTTCGACCCGCCCCCCGACCTGCCGCCCGACGATCCCGTCGCGGCGATACGAGCCTTCCTTCATCCACCCGCGGAGCTCGGCGATCCCAGCACCGAGGATCTGACCGCGCGCGTGCTCCACGGCCTCGCCTCGTTCGGCGCCGGCGCCGACGCGCCCGAGGTGGCGGCGGGCCTCCGATTCCTGCAGGAGACGCAGACCGCGCCCGGATGCTGGTGGGGGCGCTGGGTGTGCAACTACCTGCCGTCGACGGCCTACGTGCTCAGCGCGCTGGCCCGCGTCGGCGTCGATCCCAGCCAGGCCTGGGTCGCGCGCGCCATCGACTGGACGTGCGGCCGTCAGAACGAGGACGGCGGCTTCGGCGAGGGCACCGAGAGCTACCTCGACCTCGACGCGGCCGGGGTGGGTCCGAGCACTCCCGCGTGCACCGGCCTCGTCCTGTCGGCCCTCGTCGACGTCGGTCTCCACGACACGCCCACCGCGCGACGCGCCGTCGACTACTTGCTCGCGCGCCAGGAGGCAGACGGCACCTGGCCCAACGACTCCTACCTCGCGACGAACATCCCGCCCTCGGGCTTCTACGCCTACGCAGGGGCGGTGCGCCAGGTCCCGCTCGAGGCCCTCGCGCGCTTTCGCCGCCAGCTCAGTCCTTCTTCGGAGGCAGGATCCCGCGCGGAATCGGCGGCGGTCTGATCGACTTCAGATCGGCGTCCGACAGCTCCTCCGGAGCCTCGCTGGGACGCGGGCTGGTGGCGCGCCGGCGAGGATCGATCGAGCTGCGCTCCTCGGTCTCCGCCCGCGCTCGCCGGCCTCGCTCGTCCGGGTCCCCCGGCGCGGTGTCCGCCACGCCCGCGGCTCGCTGGATCGAGATCGCGGCCTCCAGCGCGCGTCGCATCGTCTTCGCGTCGGGGTACCGCGACCCGATCTCTCTCGCGATGCACCTCATGACGACGTCCGCGAGCGGCCCGCTCAGGTCGGGCCGGTAGTCGGTGATCGGGATCGGCTCTTCCGTCGCCGTCCAGATCATGAGGTCGACCATCGTCTCCCCCTGCGACGGCAGGTTCCCGGTCAACATCTCGTAGAGGGTGACGCCGAGCGCGTAGAGGTCGACGCGCCCGTCGAGGTTCTTCGTCCCACGCGCCTGCTCCGGCGCCATGTACCCGGGCGTCCCCACCGCCTTGTTGCCCATCGTCAGGCGCTTGCCGGTCTCGGGGCGCGCGAGACCGAAGTCGATGAGCTTCGGGATGATCCCGTCTTCTTCGCCCGCGTCGTGGAGGTAGATGTTCTCGGGCTTGATGTCGCGGTGCAGGACCCCCGCCGCGTGCACGGCCTCGAGCCCGCTCGCGATCTCGGCAGCGATCCCGAACGCGTCGTCCACGGGCAGGAGCCGCTCGCTGCGCATGCGGGCCGCGAGGGTGCGCCCCCGGAGTCGCTCCATGATCAGGTAGGGCTCGGCTTCGGGCGTCTTCCCGGCCTCGAACAGCTCCGTGACGTTCCGGTGCTGGACCGACGCGAGCGTCCGCGCCTCACGCCGGAAGCGCTCGTAGGCCACGTCGGAGTTGTTCCCGACGAAGCCCTCCTCGTGGAACTTCACGACCACCTGCCGCTTGAGCGCGAGCTGCTCGGCGATCCACACCGAGCCCATCGCCCCGACACCCAGCAGCTCCGTGACGCGGTAGCGCCCCGCGAGGACCTGTCCCCCGCGGTCCAGCAGGTAGGTGTCGCTCCGCCGGACGGACATCAGGCCAAGAGATACGCGGTCGCCGCGCGCTTTGCCAGCACAACCGGGGCTCGCGCCTCCGAGGCTCCCCGACGTTCCGCGTTCGCGGCTTCCGTCCACTCCGGCGCGCCTCCACGTCGCTGCGGCATGCGAGGCCACACCCGCCCGCCCGCTGGTGGGCGCCAGGCGGCCGCGCTCGGCCTCGATCGACACCGACAGCGAGCCAGCGCCCAGCCATCGGGTCCCCATCCCGAAGAGCGCCATCGCGGCCATCGGAGCCCCCGGGGCGGACGACACATCGCGAGGCGGAATGGCGAAAAGCGCGACCGACGCTTGCGCTCTCCGTGGATCGTGCGAACTAGCGGCGTGACGTTCGACGATCTCGGGCTCAGCCCGCCTTTGCTCCGCGCGCTGAAGAAGACCGGCTACGAGGAGCCTACTCCGATTCAGCGCGAGGCGATTCCCCCCGCCCTCGCTGGCCGCGACGTGCTCGGCTGTGCCCAGACCGGCACCGGCAAGACCGCCGCGTTCGGCCTGCCGCTGCTGCAGCGGCTCGACTCCATCGCGGACGACGAGACCGCGCTGCGGGCGCTGATCCTCACGCCGACCCGCGAGCTCGCCGCGCAGATCGCCGAGAGCCTCACCACGTACGGCAAGTACCTCGAGCTCTGGCACACCGTGATCTTCGGTGGCGTGAACGAGAAGCCGCAGATCGCCGAGCTGAAGCGCGGCGTGGACACCCTCGTCGCCACCCCCGGCCGTCTGCTCGACTTGATGAACCGCGGGTTCGTGGACCTGACGGACATCGAGATCTTCGTGCTCGACGAGGCCGATCGCATGCTCGACATGGGCTTCCTGCCCGACGTGAAGCGCGTGATCGCGAAGCTCCCGAAGAAGCGTCAGACGCTCTTCTTCTCGGCGACGATGCCGCCGCCCATCCGCGCGCTCACGCAGGAGCTGCTGCACGACCCGGTCAGCGTCGCGGTCGCGCCCGTCTCGTCGACGGCGGACAAGGTCGACCAGCGCATCTACTTCGTCGACAAGGCGGACAAGCGCCGGCTGCTCGTCGACCTCCTGCGCGAAGAGCAGGTCGAGCACACGCTCGTGTTCACGCGCACCAAGCACGGCGCGAACCGCGTCGTGAAGCAGCTCGACCAGGCCGGCATCCGCGCCGCCGCCATCCACGGCAACAAGTCCCAGGGCGCCCGCACGCGCGCGCTCGACGGCTTCCGCACGGGCGACCTCAACGTGCTCGTCGCGACCGACATCGCGGCGCGCGGCATCGACGTCGAGGGCATCACGCACGTGATCAACTTCGATCTGCCCAACGTGCCCGAGACCTACGTGCACCGCATCGGCCGCACCGCGCGCGCCGGGGCGTCGGGCATCGCGCTCTCCTTCTGTGAGCAGGAGGAGCGCCCCTACCTCGTCGACATCGAGCGCCTGATCGGACAGCACCTCGACCGCGTCGAGCAGCACCACTACCCCGCGAGCCAGCCGCCCCCGCCGGTCACCGATCTCGAGGCGCGCGGCGGCTCGAACGGCGGCGCCCGACGCGGCGGCGGCGGCGGTGGATCGCGACGTGGCGGTGGAGGTGGCGGTGGCGGGCGTGGCGGCGGAGGTCGCCGGAACAATAACCGCGGTCGCCGCGGACCGCGTCGCTGAGCGATCGCTCGACCCGGCCACCGGCGAGCGGTGATACTCGGCGCGTGCGACCGCGCGCCTACGACTGGGTGGTGAAGCTCGCTCACCTCCTCTTGCGCTTCTTCTTCCGGCGCGTGGAGGTGACGGGCACCGAGCACGTGCCCGAGGGCGGCGGCGGCATCCTCGTCAGCTGGCATCCGAACGGGATGATCGATCCCGCGCTCATCTTCGAGACCTTCCCGCGGCAGGTGGTCTTCGGCGCGCGGCACGGCCTGTTCGGAGTGCCCGTGCTCGGCCACCTCATGCGCGCCATCGGCACGGTGCCGATCTACCGCGCGATGGACACGAAGAAGCTCGACGAGTCCGCGCGCCGCGAGGCCAACGCGAAGAGCCTCGACGCGCTCGCGGATCGTGTGGCGCAGGGCTCGTTCAGCTGCCTGTTCCCCGAGGGCGACAGCCACGACGAGCCGCACCTGCTGGCCTTGAAGACAGGCGTGGCGCGGTTCTACTACCGGGCGCGCGAGCTCATGCCGGACGGCGCGCCGCCGCCGGTCATCGTCCCGGTCGGCCTGCACTACGACGAGAAGCGCCTCTTCCGCTCGAGCGTGCTCGTCACCTACCACCCGCCGCTGGCGCTACCCGACGGGCTCGACGTGACCCCCGACCCGGACGAGCCCGAGGAGCTCACCCGCGAGCGGCAGCGCGCGCTGACCGACGCCGTCGACCACGTGCTGCGCGAGGTCGTGCACGCGACGGAGTCGTGGGACATCCACCACCTCATGCACCGTGCGCGCAAGATCGTCCGCGCGGAGCGCGCGAGCCGCACGGACAGCGAGCTCGAGAAGCCCACCATGGAGGAGAAGACGCGCGCCTTCTCTCGCATCTGGAGCGGCTACTACCAGCGGCTCGAGTCACACCCCGAGGAGGTCGTCGCGCTGCGCGATCGCGTCCGCGAGTACGATCGGGACCTGCGCGCGCTCGAGATGGAGGACCACGAGCTCGATCGCGGCCCGCCGCTGTTGAACCCCTGGCTCGGCGTCCTGCTCGGCCTGCAGGTCTTGCTCG encodes:
- a CDS encoding prenyltransferase/squalene oxidase repeat-containing protein; amino-acid sequence: MGEREATVDDAISRASRVLWDSQREDGSWDDRSDVGPSSTANVLVALAHANLLDDSNRAAGARWLLARQRPDGSFAPYPFAPHGALSVTAQCAAALSIGGERTAADRAMRWVDAHGGVDALLDEMRRGDVGAVFVALAGLLPPERLPCPPLIWCLSDTVVDAMAERFHFGIVIGALQLSLIAKRLRDEPLSWLERRAARRAIDLMTLYQNADGSWNSNTVQTAIAVPALLAAGLSPDDPRVTRAERWLESRRVEDADGVWFDVFSSDVWSTAFGARALVLAGTPANDPRVVRAVEWLLDRQLQTPQPLPNNRRPGALRTGGWPFQTGNETMADCDDAGIVLSALGVCADAGLPAPLRPRVHQAVRHARHWLRDMQNPDGGWAAFVWNLPGHRPPGTLFDPPPDLPPDDPVAAIRAFLHPPAELGDPSTEDLTARVLHGLASFGAGADAPEVAAGLRFLQETQTAPGCWWGRWVCNYLPSTAYVLSALARVGVDPSQAWVARAIDWTCGRQNEDGGFGEGTESYLDLDAAGVGPSTPACTGLVLSALVDVGLHDTPTARRAVDYLLARQEADGTWPNDSYLATNIPPSGFYAYAGAVRQVPLEALARFRRQLSPSSEAGSRAESAAV
- a CDS encoding DEAD/DEAH box helicase, yielding MTFDDLGLSPPLLRALKKTGYEEPTPIQREAIPPALAGRDVLGCAQTGTGKTAAFGLPLLQRLDSIADDETALRALILTPTRELAAQIAESLTTYGKYLELWHTVIFGGVNEKPQIAELKRGVDTLVATPGRLLDLMNRGFVDLTDIEIFVLDEADRMLDMGFLPDVKRVIAKLPKKRQTLFFSATMPPPIRALTQELLHDPVSVAVAPVSSTADKVDQRIYFVDKADKRRLLVDLLREEQVEHTLVFTRTKHGANRVVKQLDQAGIRAAAIHGNKSQGARTRALDGFRTGDLNVLVATDIAARGIDVEGITHVINFDLPNVPETYVHRIGRTARAGASGIALSFCEQEERPYLVDIERLIGQHLDRVEQHHYPASQPPPPVTDLEARGGSNGGARRGGGGGGSRRGGGGGGGGRGGGGRRNNNRGRRGPRR
- a CDS encoding serine/threonine-protein kinase → MSVRRSDTYLLDRGGQVLAGRYRVTELLGVGAMGSVWIAEQLALKRQVVVKFHEEGFVGNNSDVAYERFRREARTLASVQHRNVTELFEAGKTPEAEPYLIMERLRGRTLAARMRSERLLPVDDAFGIAAEIASGLEAVHAAGVLHRDIKPENIYLHDAGEEDGIIPKLIDFGLARPETGKRLTMGNKAVGTPGYMAPEQARGTKNLDGRVDLYALGVTLYEMLTGNLPSQGETMVDLMIWTATEEPIPITDYRPDLSGPLADVVMRCIAREIGSRYPDAKTMRRALEAAISIQRAAGVADTAPGDPDERGRRARAETEERSSIDPRRRATSPRPSEAPEELSDADLKSIRPPPIPRGILPPKKD
- a CDS encoding 1-acyl-sn-glycerol-3-phosphate acyltransferase codes for the protein MRPRAYDWVVKLAHLLLRFFFRRVEVTGTEHVPEGGGGILVSWHPNGMIDPALIFETFPRQVVFGARHGLFGVPVLGHLMRAIGTVPIYRAMDTKKLDESARREANAKSLDALADRVAQGSFSCLFPEGDSHDEPHLLALKTGVARFYYRARELMPDGAPPPVIVPVGLHYDEKRLFRSSVLVTYHPPLALPDGLDVTPDPDEPEELTRERQRALTDAVDHVLREVVHATESWDIHHLMHRARKIVRAERASRTDSELEKPTMEEKTRAFSRIWSGYYQRLESHPEEVVALRDRVREYDRDLRALEMEDHELDRGPPLLNPWLGVLLGLQVLLVYFLFPPILIFGVIANAPPALLLWLVTRAAAKRKKDEASIKVLVGAALFPLTWIGIGVAAGVAHAFAHDLYGGIPDTPIMAGVLVATLAFLGGAIALRYIRLARETARAVKVRLTRERRRMTIARLRVDRSELHDGLVALAQGLELPGTLMEDGRVLASDPAL